In Salinigranum marinum, one DNA window encodes the following:
- a CDS encoding mannose-1-phosphate guanylyltransferase, whose translation MTEATGTPPLVALVLAGGTGSRLYPASRSTRPKQFLPLLGETTLLERTVARADFADHVVVSTRPGLEADVSELVPDVDEVVVEPAGKDTGPALAYATHRIEAQYGDDVVVLSLPSDHHVGSREAFAATMRRGARVAHEEGRLVAFGVDPTRPDTGYGYIEPGTDRGAFSELAAFHEKPDAETAERYVAEGYLWNAGTFAWTPRAFREAARDSPLAPLVDALDEGRVEEGFAAVEPTSIDYAVMERVDDAAVVALDVPWDDLGSWDAMARLLPADEDGNVTQTGDAGGGDAEGALFVDSGENVVVSDGAHISLVGVDGLAVVAWDDRMLVVPKAEAQRVREVVSNLQDAGRF comes from the coding sequence GTGACCGAGGCGACCGGGACGCCGCCGCTCGTCGCGCTCGTCCTCGCCGGGGGGACCGGTTCCCGGCTCTACCCCGCCTCGCGGTCGACACGCCCGAAACAGTTCCTCCCGCTCTTGGGGGAGACCACGTTGCTCGAACGCACGGTCGCCCGTGCCGACTTCGCCGACCACGTCGTCGTGAGCACGCGTCCGGGCCTCGAAGCCGACGTCTCCGAGCTCGTCCCGGACGTCGACGAGGTGGTCGTCGAACCCGCCGGCAAGGACACTGGACCCGCGCTCGCGTACGCGACCCACCGGATCGAAGCGCAGTACGGCGACGACGTCGTCGTGCTTTCCCTGCCGAGCGACCACCACGTCGGCTCCCGGGAGGCGTTCGCGGCGACGATGCGCCGCGGCGCGCGGGTCGCCCACGAGGAGGGCCGCCTCGTCGCGTTCGGCGTCGACCCGACGCGTCCGGATACGGGCTACGGTTACATCGAACCCGGGACCGACCGCGGGGCGTTCTCGGAACTCGCCGCGTTCCACGAGAAACCCGACGCCGAGACGGCCGAACGCTACGTCGCCGAGGGGTATCTGTGGAACGCGGGGACGTTCGCGTGGACGCCGCGGGCATTTCGGGAAGCCGCCCGTGACTCCCCGCTCGCGCCACTCGTCGACGCGCTCGACGAGGGCCGCGTCGAGGAGGGTTTCGCGGCCGTCGAGCCGACCAGCATCGACTACGCCGTGATGGAGCGGGTCGACGACGCGGCCGTCGTCGCACTCGACGTCCCGTGGGACGACCTGGGCTCGTGGGACGCGATGGCGCGGTTGCTCCCGGCGGACGAGGACGGAAACGTCACACAGACAGGGGACGCCGGCGGGGGAGACGCCGAGGGTGCACTGTTCGTCGACAGCGGGGAGAACGTCGTGGTCTCCGACGGCGCGCATATCTCGCTCGTCGGCGTCGACGGACTCGCGGTGGTCGCGTGGGACGACCGCATGCTCGTGGTTCCGAAGGCCGAGGCCCAGCGCGTCCGCGAGGTCGTCTCGAACCTGCAGGACGCCGGTCGGTTCTGA
- a CDS encoding radical SAM protein: MISKGCEQCAKGGKMVLFVYGYCDQRDCFYCPLGENRKNVTQVYANERAVESDADVIEEARRMDALGTSITGGEPQEALDRTCHYLSLLKDEFGEDHHTHLYTGITGGRENMRRLAEAGLDEIRFHPPLEQWGDLHGTEWEEILYVAREEGLTPAFEIPGIRAEPEFLEFLDEGAADFCNVNEFEMSDGNFRRMQEEGFELRDGHMSAVESPKEEILDVMGSHDRVYFCTSVFKDAAQHRRRLKRMARNLRRPFDDVTDDGTLVYGKTWVTPEELEALGVPEEFYTVKSEHVEVAWWLLEEMIEAGDVPEGEIVEQYPTVDGTVVERTPLA, translated from the coding sequence ATGATCTCGAAGGGCTGCGAACAGTGCGCCAAAGGCGGGAAGATGGTACTGTTCGTCTACGGCTACTGCGACCAGCGCGACTGTTTTTACTGTCCCCTGGGTGAGAACCGCAAGAACGTCACGCAGGTGTACGCGAACGAGCGAGCCGTCGAGTCCGACGCGGACGTGATCGAAGAGGCCAGACGGATGGACGCGCTCGGGACGTCGATCACGGGCGGCGAACCACAGGAGGCGCTCGACCGGACCTGTCACTACCTCTCGCTTCTCAAAGACGAGTTCGGCGAGGACCACCACACGCACCTGTACACGGGGATCACCGGCGGGCGCGAGAACATGCGCCGACTCGCGGAGGCGGGGCTCGACGAGATCCGCTTTCATCCACCCCTAGAGCAGTGGGGGGACCTCCACGGGACGGAGTGGGAGGAGATCCTCTACGTCGCCCGCGAGGAGGGGCTCACCCCGGCGTTCGAGATCCCGGGCATCCGGGCGGAACCCGAGTTCCTCGAGTTCCTCGACGAGGGTGCGGCCGACTTCTGTAACGTCAACGAGTTCGAGATGTCCGACGGCAACTTCCGACGGATGCAAGAGGAGGGGTTCGAGCTCCGCGACGGACACATGAGCGCCGTCGAGTCCCCGAAAGAGGAGATCCTCGACGTGATGGGGAGCCACGACAGGGTGTACTTCTGTACCTCCGTATTCAAAGACGCCGCCCAGCACCGCCGCCGGCTCAAACGGATGGCCCGCAACCTCCGCCGGCCGTTCGACGACGTGACCGACGACGGCACCCTCGTCTACGGGAAGACGTGGGTCACGCCCGAGGAACTGGAGGCGCTCGGCGTCCCCGAGGAGTTCTACACGGTGAAGTCCGAACACGTCGAGGTGGCCTGGTGGCTCCTCGAGGAGATGATCGAGGCGGGCGACGTCCCCGAGGGCGAGATCGTCGAGCAGTACCCGACCGTCGACGGCACTGTCGTGGAACGAACCCCGCTGGCGTGA
- a CDS encoding Tfx family DNA-binding protein encodes MDDTDASDADAETSHDGDDGGDVNIDALLDRAGFDPETNVLTRRQAEVLVLRERSVRQATIADRIETSRANVSSIEASARANIEKARETIAFAEALSAPVTVEVDVGTDLYDVPKLVYDACDEAGVKVNYTAPDLMKIVSDAADEAVQGREVCESLLVGVTSDGNVRVRRSTADQ; translated from the coding sequence ATGGACGACACGGACGCCTCGGACGCCGACGCCGAGACGAGCCACGACGGCGACGACGGGGGCGACGTGAACATCGACGCACTCCTCGATCGAGCGGGGTTCGACCCAGAGACGAACGTGCTGACGCGCCGGCAGGCCGAGGTACTGGTGCTCCGCGAGCGGAGCGTCCGCCAGGCGACCATCGCCGACCGCATCGAGACGTCACGCGCGAACGTGTCGAGCATCGAAGCGAGCGCGCGAGCCAACATCGAGAAGGCCCGCGAGACGATCGCGTTCGCCGAGGCGCTGTCGGCCCCCGTCACGGTCGAGGTCGACGTCGGCACGGATCTGTACGACGTACCGAAACTCGTCTACGACGCCTGTGACGAGGCGGGCGTGAAGGTGAACTACACCGCGCCGGACCTGATGAAGATCGTGAGCGACGCCGCCGACGAGGCGGTCCAGGGCAGGGAGGTTTGCGAGTCCCTCCTCGTCGGGGTCACGAGCGACGGGAACGTCCGAGTTCGGCGGTCGACGGCGGACCAGTAG
- a CDS encoding CHAD domain-containing protein: MDYTLDPHEPVPAETKRIVRSLVDDGLDHLAEEAPHEAVHEVRKRCKEVRATLRLVRGVLPTYSEENAHYRDAARRLSRIRDAQALLETFDDHVVPAVEADERLDSDRLDAVRETLLDRRDTLAAEMDLDARLDAVGRDLRRGSERIDSFPLATDGFDAVAGGLRKSYRRGRDRLADAYADPTTEAFHEWRKRVKYHRYHCYLLRPVWEKPMRARRNELKRLSDLTGDEHDLAVFRETLHEEELFDAETRETLDRTITGRRAELRRAARPIGERLFVEEPDALVARLEGYWRATVAYDTES, from the coding sequence ATGGACTACACGCTCGATCCGCACGAACCCGTCCCGGCGGAGACGAAGCGAATCGTCCGATCGCTGGTCGACGACGGCCTCGACCACCTCGCCGAAGAAGCGCCCCACGAGGCGGTCCACGAGGTCCGAAAGCGGTGCAAGGAGGTCCGTGCGACGCTCCGGCTCGTCCGCGGCGTGCTCCCGACGTACAGCGAGGAGAACGCCCACTACCGCGACGCCGCCCGTCGGCTCTCGCGGATCCGGGACGCGCAGGCGCTTCTCGAGACGTTCGACGACCACGTCGTTCCCGCGGTCGAGGCGGACGAACGGCTCGACAGCGACCGCCTCGACGCCGTCCGCGAGACGCTCCTCGACCGCCGTGACACGCTCGCCGCCGAGATGGACCTCGACGCGCGGCTGGACGCCGTCGGACGGGACCTCCGGCGCGGGAGCGAGCGGATCGACTCGTTCCCGCTCGCCACCGACGGCTTCGACGCCGTCGCCGGCGGCCTCCGAAAGTCCTACCGCCGGGGGAGAGACCGGCTGGCCGACGCGTACGCCGATCCAACGACCGAGGCGTTCCACGAGTGGCGCAAGCGCGTCAAGTACCACCGCTACCACTGCTACCTGCTCAGACCCGTCTGGGAGAAGCCGATGAGGGCCCGTCGGAACGAACTGAAGCGGCTGTCGGATCTCACGGGCGACGAGCACGACCTCGCCGTCTTCCGCGAGACCCTGCACGAGGAGGAGCTGTTCGACGCCGAGACGCGCGAGACGCTCGACCGAACGATCACCGGCCGCCGGGCCGAACTCCGCCGGGCGGCGCGTCCGATCGGCGAGCGGCTGTTCGTCGAAGAACCCGACGCGCTGGTCGCCCGACTGGAGGGGTACTGGCGGGCGACGGTAGCGTACGACACGGAGTCGTGA
- a CDS encoding polyprenyl synthetase family protein yields the protein MEYLERRVALVNDRLEEVVESVDPAELSAELDHVALSGGKRVRPAVTVLSCEAVGGAPADAVDFAVAVELVHNASLVIDDIIDRSGVRRGTASAWAEYGYGPAIICSDGLLGEAFALLSVDDQATQIVAESMVELSEGEATELVARPTTDEEYMELARRKTGALFRAAAELGVVAADGDPMTVESFGEYAERVGVAFQIRDDVLDATADADELGKPTGQDEAMDRPSLVQVTDIEPAAANGRARAEADRALAALDSADLDETAALGYLRDLAEFVVVRER from the coding sequence ATGGAGTACCTGGAGCGCCGGGTCGCGCTGGTGAACGACCGGCTGGAGGAGGTCGTCGAGTCGGTCGACCCCGCGGAGCTGTCGGCGGAGCTCGATCACGTGGCGCTCTCGGGTGGCAAACGCGTCAGACCGGCCGTGACGGTGCTCTCCTGCGAGGCGGTCGGCGGGGCACCCGCGGACGCGGTCGACTTCGCGGTCGCCGTCGAACTCGTCCACAACGCCTCGCTGGTCATCGACGACATCATCGACCGCTCGGGAGTCAGGCGCGGAACGGCGAGCGCGTGGGCCGAGTACGGCTACGGCCCGGCCATCATCTGCTCGGACGGCCTCCTGGGGGAGGCGTTCGCCCTCCTGTCGGTCGACGACCAGGCGACACAGATCGTCGCCGAATCGATGGTCGAGTTGAGCGAGGGCGAGGCGACGGAACTCGTCGCCCGCCCCACGACCGACGAGGAGTACATGGAACTCGCGCGACGGAAGACGGGCGCGCTGTTCCGCGCGGCCGCCGAACTCGGCGTCGTCGCCGCCGATGGCGACCCGATGACGGTCGAATCGTTCGGGGAGTACGCCGAGCGCGTCGGCGTCGCCTTCCAGATCCGCGACGACGTCCTCGACGCCACCGCGGACGCCGACGAACTCGGCAAGCCGACCGGACAGGACGAGGCGATGGACCGCCCCTCGCTGGTGCAGGTGACCGACATCGAACCCGCGGCGGCGAACGGACGGGCCCGCGCGGAGGCCGACCGCGCGCTCGCGGCGCTCGACAGCGCCGACCTCGACGAGACGGCGGCGCTGGGCTATCTGCGGGATCTCGCTGAGTTCGTCGTGGTGCGGGAGCGATAG
- a CDS encoding PPC domain-containing protein, giving the protein MQRKKTFNGILRRFSVATVVLLVVLSVPVGTALADYREIENNGFKSETAIEDVTDLRQVQGPNGEIPEKPEKPEKPEKPEKPEKPEKPEKPEKPEKPEKPDKPEKPEKPEKPDKPEKPEKPEKPDKPEKPEKPEKPEKPDKPEKPEKPEKPEKPEKPEKPEKPDKPEKPEKPEKPEKPEKPDKPEKPEKPEKPEKPEKPEKPEKPDKPEKPEKPEKPEKPEKPDKPEKPGEDEGDDFDQATPITLGVTQEATLEAGDVDVFSVDATAGTVIRAEYEYDFHGPVDVTVYGPNRQVIDSERISGESSGELVLTAPRDGTYYLEVAGVQQSTGSYAVTLTEVSSAAA; this is encoded by the coding sequence ATGCAACGTAAAAAAACGTTCAACGGAATCCTCCGACGCTTTAGTGTAGCTACAGTGGTACTGTTGGTCGTTCTGAGCGTCCCGGTGGGGACCGCGCTAGCTGACTATCGAGAAATTGAGAATAACGGGTTCAAAAGTGAGACTGCGATAGAAGACGTTACCGATTTGAGACAGGTCCAGGGCCCGAACGGCGAAATACCAGAGAAACCTGAGAAGCCAGAGAAACCCGAAAAACCGGAGAAGCCAGAGAAGCCAGAGAAACCCGAGAAGCCAGAGAAACCTGAAAAACCGGAGAAGCCAGACAAGCCAGAGAAACCTGAAAAACCGGAGAAGCCAGACAAGCCAGAGAAACCCGAAAAACCGGAGAAGCCAGACAAGCCCGAGAAGCCAGAGAAACCCGAAAAACCGGAGAAGCCAGACAAGCCCGAGAAGCCAGAGAAACCCGAAAAACCGGAGAAACCTGAGAAGCCAGAGAAACCTGAAAAACCAGACAAGCCCGAGAAGCCAGAGAAGCCAGAGAAACCTGAAAAACCGGAGAAGCCAGACAAGCCCGAGAAGCCAGAGAAACCCGAAAAACCGGAGAAACCTGAGAAGCCAGAGAAACCTGAAAAACCAGACAAGCCAGAGAAGCCAGAGAAGCCAGAGAAACCTGAAAAACCTGAAAAACCAGACAAGCCCGAGAAGCCAGGAGAGGACGAGGGCGACGACTTCGATCAGGCGACGCCGATCACGCTCGGAGTCACACAGGAGGCCACACTCGAAGCGGGCGACGTCGACGTCTTCAGTGTCGATGCCACGGCCGGGACCGTGATCAGAGCCGAGTACGAGTACGACTTCCACGGCCCGGTGGACGTGACGGTGTACGGCCCGAACCGGCAGGTGATCGACTCGGAACGGATCAGTGGCGAGTCGTCCGGCGAACTAGTGCTGACCGCACCGAGGGACGGTACCTACTACCTCGAGGTGGCCGGGGTCCAGCAGTCGACCGGATCCTACGCCGTGACGCTGACCGAAGTGAGTTCGGCGGCAGCGTAG
- a CDS encoding TRAM domain-containing protein has product MSDCPLADECPRFSERIAGMGCQYYGDKGGAEWCDSYDMPIYELKQQPVKAGEEVEIEVTDIHESGAGVGRTDDGFIVLVDGLLPDCRAIVRIDRVKSNHATAKEVVEKLPFDPEEEEGDSPPDERGGRRSERSRPEALGSRDNFWGQ; this is encoded by the coding sequence ATGTCCGACTGCCCACTGGCGGACGAGTGTCCTCGGTTCTCCGAGCGAATCGCGGGGATGGGCTGTCAGTACTACGGCGACAAGGGGGGCGCCGAGTGGTGTGACAGCTACGACATGCCGATCTACGAACTCAAACAACAGCCCGTGAAAGCCGGCGAGGAGGTCGAGATCGAGGTCACGGACATCCACGAGAGCGGCGCGGGCGTCGGCCGGACGGACGACGGCTTCATCGTCCTCGTCGACGGGCTGTTGCCCGACTGCCGTGCGATCGTCCGCATCGATCGGGTGAAGTCGAACCACGCAACGGCGAAGGAGGTCGTCGAGAAACTGCCGTTCGATCCCGAGGAGGAAGAGGGGGACTCGCCGCCCGACGAGCGCGGCGGTCGCCGGAGCGAGCGAAGTCGCCCGGAGGCGCTCGGGAGCCGAGACAACTTCTGGGGCCAGTAA
- a CDS encoding DUF4112 domain-containing protein translates to MDDRSTDFDDEFHGDVDLPPTVDEAAVRRMRFVSRLLDERVRLPGTDFRVGLDPVLGALPGAGDAVAAGLSLYVVAESARLGVPFTTLLRMLANVAIDVAVGSVPVVGVLFDAVWKANVRNFELALDALTDATTDDAFDEDAAKPITIEVD, encoded by the coding sequence ATGGACGACCGCTCCACCGACTTCGACGACGAGTTCCACGGAGACGTCGATCTCCCGCCGACGGTCGACGAGGCGGCAGTCCGACGGATGCGGTTCGTGAGCCGGCTGCTCGACGAGCGCGTCCGTCTCCCGGGGACCGACTTCCGCGTCGGCCTCGACCCCGTCCTCGGGGCGCTCCCCGGCGCTGGCGACGCCGTCGCTGCGGGCCTCTCGCTGTACGTCGTCGCCGAGTCGGCGCGGCTCGGCGTCCCGTTCACCACGCTGCTCCGGATGCTCGCGAACGTCGCGATCGACGTCGCGGTCGGCTCCGTCCCCGTCGTCGGCGTCCTCTTCGACGCCGTCTGGAAGGCCAACGTCAGGAACTTCGAACTGGCGCTCGACGCGCTGACCGATGCCACTACCGACGACGCGTTCGACGAGGACGCGGCGAAGCCCATCACCATCGAGGTCGACTGA
- a CDS encoding DUF7091 family protein: protein MTDPDRDGDDRFDRFVRTTFRRAGRRYAEAKRAYREGRLGEEFDLPTDDEGRARLVCRRHAERRAVDVDAAGRPDCFEAGHADCEGCAEDVREGVVETW, encoded by the coding sequence ATGACCGATCCCGACCGCGACGGTGACGACCGCTTCGACCGGTTCGTCCGAACCACGTTCCGGCGGGCCGGCCGGCGCTACGCGGAGGCGAAGCGCGCCTACCGCGAGGGTCGTCTGGGGGAGGAGTTCGACCTCCCGACCGACGACGAGGGCCGCGCCCGGCTCGTCTGTCGCCGCCACGCCGAGCGCCGCGCCGTCGACGTCGACGCCGCCGGCCGGCCCGACTGCTTCGAGGCCGGCCACGCCGACTGCGAGGGCTGTGCCGAGGACGTCCGCGAGGGGGTCGTCGAGACGTGGTGA
- a CDS encoding DUF373 family protein, protein MLLVLCVDLDDDLGRKTGFDTPVVGRAAVEESAVALATADPEDSDINVLFQGIHTYDDLFAEGGEEVEVAAVTGVDGSDVKANRAIGEEIDTVLASLQTGENVRAIVITDGAQDESVLPVIRSRVPIDGVRRVVVRQAQDLESMYYTMKQVLDDPETRGTILVPLGILLLIYPFVTIASYFDVPGAVVLGLISALLGLYSLFRGLGLETVLDDVAERGRNLLYAGRVTLITYVVAAALMTVGGVRGVELLRTVDAAVPGRLGAGVVLAALVHGAVQWFAAAGVTSSLGQVTDEYLADRFKWRYLNAPFYVIAIAVVLHAVSGFFLPTAAGVSTLSLTDLAVALTVGTLLGVLSTLAFAVAESRFPTGVETDASA, encoded by the coding sequence ATGCTGTTGGTCCTCTGTGTCGACCTCGACGACGACCTCGGCCGAAAGACCGGCTTCGACACGCCGGTCGTCGGGCGTGCGGCCGTCGAGGAGAGCGCGGTCGCCCTGGCCACCGCCGATCCGGAGGACTCCGACATCAACGTGCTGTTCCAGGGGATCCACACCTACGATGACCTCTTCGCCGAGGGCGGCGAAGAGGTGGAAGTCGCCGCCGTCACGGGTGTCGACGGTTCGGACGTGAAAGCCAACCGCGCCATCGGCGAGGAGATCGACACGGTGCTCGCCTCGCTCCAGACCGGCGAGAACGTCCGTGCCATCGTCATCACCGACGGCGCACAGGACGAGTCGGTCCTCCCGGTCATCCGCTCGCGGGTGCCGATCGACGGGGTTCGCCGGGTCGTCGTCCGGCAGGCCCAGGACCTCGAATCGATGTACTACACGATGAAGCAGGTGCTCGACGACCCCGAAACCAGGGGGACGATCCTCGTCCCGCTCGGGATCTTGCTCCTGATCTACCCGTTCGTCACCATCGCGTCGTACTTCGACGTCCCGGGTGCCGTCGTGCTGGGGCTCATCTCCGCGCTGTTGGGGCTGTACTCGCTCTTTCGGGGGTTGGGCCTCGAGACGGTCCTCGACGATGTCGCCGAACGCGGGCGTAACCTCCTGTACGCCGGCCGCGTGACGCTCATCACGTACGTGGTCGCCGCGGCGCTCATGACCGTCGGCGGCGTGCGCGGCGTCGAACTCCTCCGGACCGTCGACGCGGCCGTCCCGGGACGCCTCGGTGCCGGCGTCGTCCTCGCGGCGCTCGTCCACGGTGCAGTCCAGTGGTTCGCGGCCGCCGGCGTCACCTCCTCGCTCGGACAGGTCACCGACGAGTACCTCGCCGACCGCTTCAAGTGGCGCTACCTCAACGCCCCCTTCTACGTGATCGCCATCGCGGTCGTCCTCCACGCCGTCTCGGGCTTCTTCCTCCCGACCGCGGCGGGCGTCTCCACGCTCTCGCTGACCGATCTCGCCGTCGCGCTCACCGTCGGCACCTTGCTCGGGGTGTTGAGCACGCTCGCGTTCGCCGTCGCGGAGTCGCGCTTTCCCACCGGTGTCGAGACGGACGCGTCTGCGTGA